One Antennarius striatus isolate MH-2024 chromosome 17, ASM4005453v1, whole genome shotgun sequence genomic window carries:
- the zdhhc22 gene encoding palmitoyltransferase ZDHHC22 isoform X2 — MFTRMLKLRLLNAVAPAYFFVATMVTFILHLCFFVPTLFPKLDATLLGGSTTLHVLVFLFMMFNALGNYIMTIVYPAESPNQTAVPVCSPHCSDKVDAHYLLNDRHFCKLCKKVILKRDHHCFFTGNCIVLGVAFLTVEYSTSFENPLTFLTLLPLSTGYFFMGTISGLQLFVVLMLYVWLGIGLVCACFCCQQVLLVARGQTWCQMQRGQHHNNQSPWKTNLKDVFGARWILGVILPVQTVEMSSEDAHKQG; from the exons ATGTTCACCAGGATGTTAAAGCTGAGACTCCTCAATGCTGTGGCACCTGCTTACTTTTTTGTGGCCACCATggtcacttttattttacacttATGCTTCTTCGTCCCAACACTCTTCCCAAAGCTGGATGCCACTTTGCTTGGGGGGTCTACGACTCTTCAcgtgcttgtttttcttttcatgatgTTCAACGCACTGGGAAACTACATAATGACTATTGTATATCCTGCTGAAAGCCCCAACCAGACTGCAGTTCCAGTGTGTTCACCGCACTGCTCAGACAAAGTGGACGCCCACTACCTCCTCAACGATCGCCACTTCTGCAAACTGTGCAAGAAGGTTATTCTCAAGAGGGACCATCACTGCTTCTTCACTGGAAACTGCATTG TTCTTGGTGTGGCCTTCCTGACAGTGGAGTACTCCACCTCCTTTGAGAACCCACTGACCTTTCTAACTCTCCTCCCCTTGTCCACTGGTTACTTCTTCATGG GAACCATCTCAGGCCTGCAGTTGTTCGTGGTGCTGATGCTCTATGTGTGGCTCGGCATTGGTCTTGTCTGCGCTTGTTTTTGCTGTCAGCAGGTGCTGCTGGTGGCACGGGGACAGACCTGGTGTCAGATGCAGAGGGGGCAGCATCACAACAACCAAAGCCCCTGGAAAACCAACCTCAAAGATGTTTTTGGTGCCCGATGGATTCTTGGAgtcatcctgcctgtacaaaCCGTGGAGATGAGTTCTGAAGATGCGCATAAACAAGGATGA
- the zdhhc22 gene encoding palmitoyltransferase ZDHHC22 isoform X1, which translates to MFTRMLKLRLLNAVAPAYFFVATMVTFILHLCFFVPTLFPKLDATLLGGSTTLHVLVFLFMMFNALGNYIMTIVYPAESPNQTAVPVCSPHCSDKVDAHYLLNDRHFCKLCKKVILKRDHHCFFTGNCIGNKNMRYFIMFCIYTSCICLYCLVLGVAFLTVEYSTSFENPLTFLTLLPLSTGYFFMGTISGLQLFVVLMLYVWLGIGLVCACFCCQQVLLVARGQTWCQMQRGQHHNNQSPWKTNLKDVFGARWILGVILPVQTVEMSSEDAHKQG; encoded by the exons ATGTTCACCAGGATGTTAAAGCTGAGACTCCTCAATGCTGTGGCACCTGCTTACTTTTTTGTGGCCACCATggtcacttttattttacacttATGCTTCTTCGTCCCAACACTCTTCCCAAAGCTGGATGCCACTTTGCTTGGGGGGTCTACGACTCTTCAcgtgcttgtttttcttttcatgatgTTCAACGCACTGGGAAACTACATAATGACTATTGTATATCCTGCTGAAAGCCCCAACCAGACTGCAGTTCCAGTGTGTTCACCGCACTGCTCAGACAAAGTGGACGCCCACTACCTCCTCAACGATCGCCACTTCTGCAAACTGTGCAAGAAGGTTATTCTCAAGAGGGACCATCACTGCTTCTTCACTGGAAACTGCATTGGTAACAAAAACATGCGCTACTTCATCATGTTCTGCATCTACACATCATGCATCTGCTTGTACTGCTTAGTTCTTGGTGTGGCCTTCCTGACAGTGGAGTACTCCACCTCCTTTGAGAACCCACTGACCTTTCTAACTCTCCTCCCCTTGTCCACTGGTTACTTCTTCATGG GAACCATCTCAGGCCTGCAGTTGTTCGTGGTGCTGATGCTCTATGTGTGGCTCGGCATTGGTCTTGTCTGCGCTTGTTTTTGCTGTCAGCAGGTGCTGCTGGTGGCACGGGGACAGACCTGGTGTCAGATGCAGAGGGGGCAGCATCACAACAACCAAAGCCCCTGGAAAACCAACCTCAAAGATGTTTTTGGTGCCCGATGGATTCTTGGAgtcatcctgcctgtacaaaCCGTGGAGATGAGTTCTGAAGATGCGCATAAACAAGGATGA
- the cipca gene encoding CLOCK-interacting pacemaker a, translated as MSVFTRPDQHRTPMFTRATHLGGSRPDLERDSGFSDASSEYLSAVDVTDSEDTGWNGPMVRAVQDLAGPQVAVMGGSYTGLSPMIIMNNFVLKQPSLMTQAERQVGFPSSMEVLPPSQVVLLQPMVSNSSNTSQKIAPETVRVPKSYMPILKSYPKIAPHPSYKSAKRMASSRMRISSKSIHDQQKRRTCHDHKIRSSISPQPARQTAFKPIPTIEAASNQPQTTERQEQFSDSSFSMQAGASPLPPYTNDLMTEIDSDEMQADKYQDPSSIDNEKLIRFSNTYNILNKCGLLGITMRTKQLIKENKNTQSQLQQLQEQTALLLEALSSGDPQLWSKLQLSLQHTNKEQCGGKGQRTME; from the exons ATGAGCGTTTTTACTAGACCAGACCAGCACAGGACCCCAATGTTCACCAGGGCAACACATCTTGGAGGATCCAGGCCTGACCTGGAGAGAGACTCAGGCTTCTCAG ATGCCAGCTCTGAGTACCTCAGTGCAGTGGATGTGACCGACTCTGAAGACACAGGATGGAATGGACCCATGGTGCGAGCAGTCCAGGACTTGGCTGGCCCACAGGTGGCCGTGATGGGAGGCTCCTACACTGGACTGTCTCCAATGATCATAATGAATAACTTTGTCTTAAAGCAG CCATCCTTGATGACTCAAGCAGAAAGACAGGTGGGTTTTCCATCATCCATGGAAGTGTTACCGCCATCACAGGTTGTTCTTCTTCAGCCCATGGTATCAAATAGCAGCAACACTTCTCAAAAGATTGCCCCTGAAACCGTCCGGGTACCTAAAAGCTACATGCCCATCCTCAAATCATATCCCAAAATTGCTCCACACCCTTCTTATAAGTCCGCTAAGAGAATGGCATCTTCCCGAATGAGAATAAGCTCCAAATCGATACATGACCAGCAAAAAAGGAGGACCTGCCACGACCACAAGATTCGCAGCTCCATCAGCCCACAGCCTGCACGGCAAACCGCGTTCAAGCCCATCCCCACTATTGAAGCCGCCAGCAATCAACCACAGACAACTGAGAGGCAGGAGCAGTTCAGTGACAGTTCCTTCTCCATGCAGGCAGGAGCCAGCCCTCTGCCCCCCTACACAAATGATTTAATGACAGAGATTGACAGCGATGAGATGCAGGCTGACAAATATCAAGATCCCTCATCAATAGACAATGAGAAACTGATACGCTTCAGCAATACCTACAACATTCTCAACAAATGCGGCCTGCTTGGGATCACGATGCGCACAAAGCAGCTGATCAAGGAGAATAAGAACACCCAAAGCCAgttgcagcagctgcaggagcaaacagctctgctgctggaggctctgAGCAGTGGAGACCCACAACTGTGGTCAAAACTGCAGCTGTCActacaacacacaaacaaagagcAGTGTGGCGGGAAGGGTCAGAGAACCATGGAGTAA
- the pgfb gene encoding placenta growth factor, translating to MKLGVAIQTAVALYLLLSPAQSLPLSDSNSTTEVLLFQEVWGRSFCRTIEKLVEVAQEYPTEVEHIYSPSCVPLVRCAGCCGDEKLECHPTQTTNVTMQLLKIRPSEPDQEYVEMTFVEHQTCECRIRKPILKNERKKQKGRGRRRKEKQKTKDCDRCQVPRR from the exons ATGAAACTCGGTGTTGCCATCCAGACTGCTGTGGCGCTTTATTTGCTGCTCTCACCTGCACAG aGTCTACCCTTGTCAGACTCAAACAGTACAACTGAAG TTTTGCTGTTCCAAGAGGTATGGGGTCGCAGCTTCTGCCGGACCATTGAGAAGCTGGTGGAGGTGGCACAAGAGTATCCAACAGAGGTGGAGCACATCTACAGCCCCTCCTGTGTGCCACTGGTGAGATGTGCCGGGTGCTGTGGGGATGAAAAACTGGAATGCCATCCCACCCAAACCACAAACGTCACAATGCAG CTGTTGAAAATCAGGCCGTCAGAACCGGATCAAGAATATGTTGAGATGACTTTTGTGGAGCATCAGACATGTGAATGTAG AATCAGGAAACCTATTTTGAAGAATGAAAG GAAAAAGCAaaagggaagaggaaggaggagaaaggaaaaacaaaaaacaaaagactgtGACAG GTGCCAGGTCCCTCGTAGGTAA